One part of the Arabidopsis thaliana chromosome 1 sequence genome encodes these proteins:
- a CDS encoding Agenet domain-containing protein (Agenet domain-containing protein; FUNCTIONS IN: RNA binding; INVOLVED IN: biological_process unknown; LOCATED IN: vacuole; EXPRESSED IN: 13 plant structures; EXPRESSED DURING: 8 growth stages; CONTAINS InterPro DOMAIN/s: Tudor-like, plant (InterPro:IPR014002), Agenet (InterPro:IPR008395), Protein of unknown function DUF724 (InterPro:IPR007930); BEST Arabidopsis thaliana protein match is: DOMAIN OF UNKNOWN FUNCTION 724 6 (TAIR:AT2G47230.1); Has 924 Blast hits to 776 proteins in 124 species: Archae - 0; Bacteria - 33; Metazoa - 257; Fungi - 37; Plants - 429; Viruses - 3; Other Eukaryotes - 165 (source: NCBI BLink).) — MELQTMKITKDCVVEVSSEEEGFEGAWFRAVLEENPGNSSRRKLRVRYSTLLDMDGSSPLIEHIEQRFIRPVPPEENQQKDVVLEEGLLVDADHKDGWWTGVVVKKMEDDNYLVYFDLPPDIIQFERKQLRTHLIWTGGTWIQPEIEESNKSMFSPGTMVEVFSAKEAVWSPAMVVKETDVDDKKKFIVKDCNRYLSCNGDEARPTNIVNSRRVRPIPPPSSVDKYALLESVETFSGLGWHKGQVRKILSENRYTVRLEATQQESTIRHSDLRPFMVWEDGVWYNDLKQKPIKETPPTILKRKPMRSCSAAKSMTPTSATKHLRSFLNSKEISETPTKAKFVSATRELGKNKADAVMNDKTHLLITPQETSIAPVITVTPLKQQDAETEGKKSPKKTPEPVKHQNGLENSSTQHEMPEEENSNEKSRKRKREQNQNSNLNETDETCNVSKAGVNGTSDTIRVDDVDDQPLSSWINIPTVLSSDQSSNVVDNSAADVEETQAKGALTIEPFTKNLPFWKTYEMEKGYKTVPQNPHFSPLLEFKEDIREWSAVGMMVSFYGLLEEVKKLQLDVSSSKLGSLSTCFAELEKHGFDIATPQSRINKVLSLQVGRAKKVEERKCLEKRIEAEEIEMQKFEHEMVEVERKMLELKRRAEVAKEKKEAADKMIVEMKSSAETIDQEIANVELEFITSVLAPW, encoded by the exons ATGGAGCTGCAAACGATGAAGATAACGAAAGATTGTGTAGTTGAAGTCAGTTCTGAAGAGGAAGGGTTCGAAGGAGCTTGGTTCAGAGCTGTTTTAGAGGAAAACCCAGGGAACTCATCTCGCAGAAAGCTTCGTGTTCGTTACTCGACGTTGCTGGACATGGACGGTTCGTCTCCCTTAATCGAACACATCGAACAGAGATTCATTAGACCTGTACCTCCGGAGgagaatcaacaaaaagacGTCGTTTTGGAGGAAGGTTTGCTGGTGGATGCTGACCACAAAGACGGGTGGTGGACTGGTGTTGTCGTAAAGAAAATGGAGGACGACAActatttggtttattttgaTTTGCCTCCTGACATTATACAGTTCGAGAGAAAGCAGTTGCGGACTCATCTTATCTGGACCGGTGGGACTTGGATCCAACCAGAAATTGAG GAATCGAATAAGTCCATGTTTAGCCCCGGGACAATGGTGGAAGTGTTTTCTGCCAAAGAAGCTGTGTGGTCCCCTGCAATGGTAGTCAAAGAGACTGATGTGGATGATAAGAAGAAATTCATTGTCAAGGACTGTAATAGGTACCTGAGCTGCAATGGTGATGAGGCGAGACCAACCAACATTGTTAATTCGCGCCGTGTTAGACCCATACCGCCTCCTTCTTCAGTTGACAAGTATGCATTGTTGGAATCTGTAGAGACGTTTTCTGGTTTGGGATGGCATAAAGGGCAAGTGAGGAAAATTCTCTCTGAGAACCGTTACACGGTTAGATTAGAGGCTACACAGCAGGAATCTACAATAAGACACTCAGATCTTAGGCCTTTCATGGTGTGGGAAGATGGAGTTTGGTATAACGATCTAAAG CAAAAACCCATAAAAGAAACTCCTCCAACCATCTTGAAAAGGAAGCCAATGCGCTCTTGTTCTGCTGCTAAGTCAATGACTCCTACGAGTGCCACAAAGCATTTGAGAAGTTTCCTGAATTCTAAGGAAATTAGCGAGACACCCACTAAAGCAAAATTTGTATCT GCCACTAGAGAATTAGGAAAAAACAAGGCTGATGCTGTGATGAATGACAAAACTCATCTGCTCATAACCCCTCAAGAAACATCAATAG CCCCGGTCATAACAGTCACACCATTGAAACAACAAGATGCTGAaactgaaggaaaaaaatcccCAAAGAAGACACCTGAGCCAGTGAAGCATCAGAATGGCTTGGAAAATAGTTCAACTCAACACGAG ATGCCTGAGGAGGAGAATAGCAACGAAAAGAgtagaaaaaggaaaagagaacaaaatcaaaactctaaCCTGAATGAAACTG ATGAGACTTGCAATGTTTCAAAGGCTGGGGTCAACGGTACAAGTGATACTATACgtgttgatgatgttgatgatcagCCTCTCTCTTCTTGGATAAATATACCTACAG TGCTATCCTCTGATCAGAGCTCGAATGTGGTGGATAATTCTGCTGCTGATGTTGAGGAAACTCAAGCAAAAGGTGCACTAACGATTGAGCCTTTTACAAAGAATTTGCCATTTTGGAAGACATATGAAATGGAGAAGGGATACAAGACAGTGCCACAGAATCCTCATTTTAGCCCGTTGTTGGAGTTCAAAGAAGATATTCGTGAATGGTCAGCAGTTGGCATGATGGTGAGTTTCTATGGGTTAttagaagaagtaaaaaagcTGCAGCTCGATGTTTCTTCAAGCAAACTAGGTAGCCTCAGTACTTGTTTTGCCGAGCTAGAGAAGCATGGTTTCGACATTGCAACCCCTCAGTCACGGATAAACAAAGTGTTGTCTCTCCAAGTTGGGCGAGCAAAGAAAGTGGAGGAAAGGAAATGTCTTGAGAAGAGGATTGAAGCTGAAGAGATTGAAATGCAAAAATTTGAACACGAGATGGTTGAGGTAGAACGCAAAATGTTGGAACTGAAGAGACGAGCAGAGGTTgcgaaagagaagaaagaagcggCGGACAAAATGATTGTCGAAATGAAATCATCTGCGGAAACCATTGATCAAGAGATTGCAAATGTGGAGTTGGAGTTTATAACATCTGTGTTGGCTCCGTGGTAA
- a CDS encoding ELM2 domain protein, producing the protein MGFKRPFEDEKFHELPLKHSRQLDYNDKSTQFEEVSPHHAGFQKTVATVNEGNLCKSQGGESSEGDMFDEESNYVYPGHDMDDTFTWDTQGCGGRDATYSPHSGKYFELDIPPRVFAPVETFYYLLLDQRAKKQVPIGPGHQAEIPEWEGSQTGNIETSGMSVQNHISGCADGEKLFGTSVIPMPGLTTVAHIDDIVGKGRKFCVCRDRDSVRCVCQHIKEAREELVKTFGNETFKELGLCEMGEKGALKWSDEDAQLFHEVVYSNPVTLGQNFWRHLEAAFCSRTQKEIVSFYFNVFVLRRRAIQNRAFILDIDSDDDEWHGCYGGSSGTRYVEEDEEDSAIESPLHQGTKKVYPLHHEEGEEDVSHSSNDEDDDDTKEGGTGLYDEHKMSSTVEYMDRFSGNNGERLNVEDDSCTSFELARNAVNCAEKDETVPGEQQKKLKDCNDPIDTKVWDASRCLNVPTNGKDLQPTRRIMEEIFGNGCWENKARNK; encoded by the exons ATGGGATTCAAACGCCCTTTTGAAGATGAGAAGTTTCATGAGCTCCCACTCAAACATTCCAGACAACTTGACTATAACGATAAGTCTACTCAGTTTGAAGAAGTTAGTCCTCACCATGCTGGTTTCCAGAAAACTGTTGCCACGG TGAATGAGGGAAATCTTTGTAAGTCACAAGGCGGTGAGTCATCTGAAGGTGATATGTTTGATGAAGAGTCCAATTATGTTTACCCTGGTCATGACATGGATGATACTTTTACATGGGATACACAAGGTTGTGGTGGAAGAGATGCAACTTACTCTCCCCATTCTGGAAAGTATTTTGAGCTAGATATACCTCCAAGAGTATTTGCTCCTGTTGAGACTTTCTATTATTTACTCTTGGATCAACGTGCCAAAAAGCAAGTGCCCATTGGACCAGGTCATCAAGCCGAGATTCCTGAATGGGAAGGCAGTCAGACTGGGAACATAGAAACCTCAGGCATGTCAGTTCAAAATCACATTAGTGGATGTGCTGATGGTGAGAAGCTGTTTGGTACATCTGTTATTCCCATGCCTGGTTTGACTACAGTTGCACATATTGATGACATAGTAGGGAAGGGTAGAAAGTTTTGTGTATGCCGGGACAGGGATTCTGTCAGGTGTGTGTGCCAGCACATTAAAGAAGCTAGAGAAGAATTAGTTAAGACGTTTGGAAATGAGACATTCAAAGAACTGGGTTTATGTGAGATGGGGGAAAAAGGTGCACTGAAGTGGAGCGATGAAGATGCACAACTTTTTCATGAGGTTGTTTATTCCAATCCTGTAACATTGGGGCAGAATTTTTGGAGGCACTTGGAAGCTGCATTTTGTTCCCGAACTCAGAAAGAGATTGTTAGCTTCTACTTTAACGTATTTGTCCTCAGAAGGAGAGCCATCCAGAACAGAGCTTTTATATTGGACAttgatagtgatgatgatgaatggcATGGATGTTATGGAGGCTCTTCTGGTACTCGTtatgtagaagaagatgaagaagactctgcAATCGAGTCTCCTCTTCATCAAGGGACTAAGAAAGTGTATCCACTCCATcatgaagaaggtgaagaagatgttaGTCATAGCAGcaatgatgaagatgatgatgatactaaAGAAGGTGGCACTGGACTGTATGACGAGCACAAGATGAGTTCAACAGTTGAATACATGGATAGATTTTCTGGGAACAATGGAGAGAGATTGAACGTGGAAGATGACTCGTGCACTTCCTTTGAACTTGCACGTAATGCAGTCAACTGTGCAGAGAAAGATGAGACTGTTCCTGGAGAGCAGCAGAAGAAGTTGAAGGATTGTAATGATCCAATAGATACCAAAGTCTGGGATGCTTCGAGGTGTTTGAATGTTCCAACAAATGGCAAAGATCTTCAACCAACCCGGAGAATCATGGAGGAGATATTTGGTAATGGATGCTGGGAAAACAAGGCAAGAAACAAGTGA
- the BGLU40 gene encoding beta glucosidase 40 (beta glucosidase 40 (BGLU40); FUNCTIONS IN: cation binding, hydrolase activity, hydrolyzing O-glycosyl compounds, catalytic activity; INVOLVED IN: carbohydrate metabolic process; LOCATED IN: apoplast, chloroplast; EXPRESSED IN: 23 plant structures; EXPRESSED DURING: 13 growth stages; CONTAINS InterPro DOMAIN/s: Glycoside hydrolase, family 1 (InterPro:IPR001360), Glycoside hydrolase, family 1, active site (InterPro:IPR018120), Glycoside hydrolase, catalytic core (InterPro:IPR017853), Glycoside hydrolase, subgroup, catalytic core (InterPro:IPR013781); BEST Arabidopsis thaliana protein match is: beta glucosidase 41 (TAIR:AT5G54570.1); Has 11482 Blast hits to 11079 proteins in 1478 species: Archae - 142; Bacteria - 7937; Metazoa - 716; Fungi - 201; Plants - 1474; Viruses - 0; Other Eukaryotes - 1012 (source: NCBI BLink).), which translates to MAHRRLIMTMTKMMMMVTMMMMMDKTCICADISRGSFPKGFVFGTASSAFQHEGAVKAEGRGPTIWDTFSHTFGKITDFSNADVAVDQYHRYEEDVQLMKNMGMDAYRFSISWTRIFPNGVGHINEAGIDHYNKLINALLAKGIEPYVTLYHWDLPQALHDRYLGWLNPQIINDFAAYAEVCFQRFGDRVKHWITFNEPHTFAIQGYDVGLQAPGRCTILFKLTCREGNSSTEPYIVGHNVILTHATVSDIYRKKYKAKQGGSLGIAFDVMWFEPESNKTEDIEAAQRAQDFQLGWFLDPLMFGDYPSSMRSRVGSRLPVFTGSQSSLVKGSLDFVGINHYTTYYARNNATNLIGTLLHDAVSDSGTVTLPFKGLSTIGDRASSIWLYIVPRGMRSLMNYIKHRYGNPPVFITENGMDDPNSILISRKDALKDAKRIKYHHDYLSSLQASIKEDGCNVKGYFVWSLLDNWEWAAGYSSRFGLYFVDYRDNLKRYPKDSVHWFTSFLNSTS; encoded by the exons ATGGCTCATAGGAGATTAATCATGACGATgacaaagatgatgatgatggtgaccatgatgatgatgatggataAAACATGCATATGTGCGGACATTTCCAGAGGCAGTTTTCCAAAGGGCTTTGTCTTTGGAACTGCTTCTTCGGCTTTTCAG CATGAAGGAGCGGTGAAGGCAGAAGGCAGAGGTCCTACGATATGGGACACATTTTCCCACACTTTTGGTAAAATCACCGATTTTAGCAATGCTGATGTCGCTGTTGATCAGTATCATCGTTACGAG GAAGATGTACAACTTATGAAGAATATGGGAATGGACGCTTACAGATTTTCCATTTCTTGGACCCGCATCTTTCCAA ATGGTGTTGGACATATAAATGAAGCCGGAATCGATCACTACAACAAACTCATAAATGCTTTACTTGCTAAAG GGATCGAGCCGTACGTGACACTGTACCACTGGGATCTTCCACAAGCACTTCATGATCGATACCTCGGTTGGCTAAACCCACAAATCAT AAATGATTTTGCAGCGTATGCGGAGGTTTGTTTCCAGAGATTTGGAGATAGAGTGAAGCACTGGATCACGTTCAACGAGCCACACACGTTCGCGATACAAGGCTATGATGTTGGCCTACAAGCTCCAGGCCGTTGCACTATTCTTTTTAAGCTCACTTGTCGCGAAGGAAACTCATCGACCGAGCCTTACATTGTTGGTCACAATGTTATTTTAACTCACGCCACAGTATCCGATATCTATAGGAAAAAGTATAAG GCAAAGCAAGGAGGTTCGTTAGGGATTGCGTTTGATGTAATGTGGTTTGAACCAGAGTCGAACAAGACAGAGGACATTGAAGCTGCACAAAGAGCTCAAGACTTTCAACTTGGCTG GTTTTTGGATCCGTTGATGTTTGGGGATTACCCAAGCTCGATGAGAAGCAGAGTCGGAAGCAGATTACCGGTGTTTACAGGATCTCAATCTTCTCTGGTGAAGGgttctttagattttgtagGGATTAATCACTACACAACGTACTACGCAAGGAACAATGCCACCAATCTCATTGGCACTCTTCTACACGACGCCGTTTCTGATTCTGGAACCGTCACTCTAC cGTTTAAGGGTTTAAGCACGATTGGAGATAGG GCAAGTTCGATATGGTTGTACATAGTGCCTAGAGGGATGAGAAGCTTGATGAATTACATTAAACATAGATATGGAAACCCTCCAGTCTTCATCACTGAAAATg GAATGGACGACCCAAACAGCATTCTGATCTCAAGAAAAGACGCTCTCAAAGATGCAAAGAGGATCAAATACCATCATGATTACCTTTCTAGCTTACAAGCTTCGATAAAAGAGGATGGATGTAATGTCAAAGGGTACTTCGTATGGTCGCTATTGGACAATTGGGAATGGGCAGCAGGTTATAGTTCAAGATTTGGTCTCTACTTCGTTGATTACAGAGACAACCTCAAGAGATATCCTAAAGACTCTGTTCATTGGTTCACTTCTTTCTTAAACTCCACTTCTTGA
- a CDS encoding PIN domain-like family protein (PIN domain-like family protein; CONTAINS InterPro DOMAIN/s: Protein of unknown function DUF652 (InterPro:IPR006984); BEST Arabidopsis thaliana protein match is: PIN domain-like family protein (TAIR:AT2G46230.1); Has 517 Blast hits to 517 proteins in 211 species: Archae - 4; Bacteria - 0; Metazoa - 206; Fungi - 155; Plants - 64; Viruses - 0; Other Eukaryotes - 88 (source: NCBI BLink).), giving the protein MGRTKKPQKFAVMKMMISHKALKHYKEEVLNPNKKDLTELPRNVPSVPSGLFFSHNSSLVPPYRVLVDTNFINFSIQNKIDLEKGMMVFVRKMHSLYYGLIAKDPRFERLPCVLKGTYADDCLVDRVTQHKCFIVATCDRDLKRRIRKIPGVPIMYVTQRKYSIEKLPEATIGGAPRY; this is encoded by the exons ATGGGAAGGACAAAGAAACCTCAAAAGTTTGCAgtaatgaagatgatgataagcCACAAAGCTTTGAAACA TTACAAGGAGGAGGTTCTGAATCCAAACAAGAAGGACCTCACTGAACTTCCGAGAAACGT TCCAAGTGTTCCTTCAgggcttttcttttctcacaACTCTAGTTTGGTTCCTCCTTACCGGGTTTTGGTGGATACCAATTTCATCAACTTCTCTATCCAGAATAAG ATTGATCTTGAGAAGGGAATGATGGTGTTTGTACGCAAAAT GCACTCCTTGTATTACGGACT GATTGCAAAAGATCCACGATTTGAAAGACTACCTTGTGTACTCAAAGGGACATATGCTGATGACTGTCTTGTGGACAGAGTTACTCAG CATAAATGCTTCATAGTAGCTACTTGTGATAGAGATCTAAAGCGAAGGATTCGCAAG ATTCCTGGTGTACCAATCATGTATGTGACACAACGCAAGTACTCAATAGAGAAACTGCCTGAAGCAACAATCGGTGGAG CTCCAAGATACTGA
- the UGD1 gene encoding UDP-glucose dehydrogenase 1 (UDP-glucose dehydrogenase 1 (UGD1); FUNCTIONS IN: in 7 functions; INVOLVED IN: oxidation reduction, metabolic process; LOCATED IN: endomembrane system; EXPRESSED IN: 23 plant structures; EXPRESSED DURING: 13 growth stages; CONTAINS InterPro DOMAIN/s: UDP-glucose/GDP-mannose dehydrogenase, N-terminal (InterPro:IPR001732), 6-phosphogluconate dehydrogenase, C-terminal-like (InterPro:IPR008927), Dehydrogenase, multihelical (InterPro:IPR013328), UDP-glucose/GDP-mannose dehydrogenase, dimerisation and substrate-binding domain (InterPro:IPR014028), UDP-glucose/GDP-mannose dehydrogenase, C-terminal (InterPro:IPR014027), NAD(P)-binding domain (InterPro:IPR016040), UDP-glucose/GDP-mannose dehydrogenase, dimerisation (InterPro:IPR014026), Nucleotide sugar dehydrogenase (InterPro:IPR017476); BEST Arabidopsis thaliana protein match is: UDP-glucose 6-dehydrogenase family protein (TAIR:AT3G29360.2); Has 13586 Blast hits to 13559 proteins in 2171 species: Archae - 313; Bacteria - 7133; Metazoa - 213; Fungi - 101; Plants - 213; Viruses - 14; Other Eukaryotes - 5599 (source: NCBI BLink).), with amino-acid sequence MVKICCIGAGYVGGPTMAVMALKCPEIEVVVVDISEPRINAWNSDRLPIYEPGLEDVVKQCRGKNLFFSTDVEKHVFESDIVFVSVNTPTKTQGLGAGKAADLTYWESAARMIADVSKSSKIVVEKSTVPVRTAEAIEKILTHNSKGIEFQILSNPEFLAEGTAIKDLYNPDRVLIGGRDTAAGQKAIKALRDVYAHWVPVEQIICTNLWSAELSKLAANAFLAQRISSVNAMSALCEATGADVTQVAHAVGTDTRIGPKFLNASVGFGGSCFQKDILNLIYICECNGLPEAANYWKQVVKVNDYQKIRFANRVVSSMFNTVSGKKIAILGFAFKKDTGDTRETPAIDVCNRLVADKAKLSIYDPQVLEEQIRRDLSMARFDWDHPVPLQQIKAEGISEQVNVVSDAYEATKDAHGLCVLTEWDEFKSLDFKKIFDNMQKPAFVFDGRNVVDAVKLREIGFIVYSIGKPLDSWLKDMPAVA; translated from the coding sequence ATGGTGAAGATATGCTGCATAGGAGCTGGTTATGTGGGTGGTCCAACCATGGCGGTGATGGCTCTTAAGTGTCCTGAGATTGAAGTAGTCGTTGTGGATATCTCTGAACCAAGGATCAATGCTTGGAACAGTGATAGGCTTCCTATTTACGAGCCGGGATTGGAAGATGTGGTGAAACAATGCAGAGGGAAAAACCTCTTCTTTAGCACAGACGTGGAGAAACATGTATTTGAGAGTGATATTGTATTTGTCTCAGTTAACACTCCAACCAAAACACAAGGTCTTGGTGCTGGCAAAGCTGCTGATCTTACTTACTGGGAGAGTGCTGCTCGGATGATCGCTGATGTCTCCAAATCTAGCAAAATCGTTGTTGAGAAATCCACGGTTCCTGTGAGGACAGCAGAGGCTATTGAAAAGATACTGACACATAACAGCAAAGGCATAGAGTTTCAGATTCTCTCTAACCCTGAATTTCTTGCTGAGGGTACTGCAATTAAGGATCTTTATAACCCAGACCGTGTGTTGATTGGTGGTAGGGATACTGCAGCAGGGCAAAAGGCTATTAAAGCTTTAAGAGATGTTTATGCTCATTGGGTTCCAGTGGAACAAATCATTTGCACGAACCTGTGGTCCGCTGAGCTCTCTAAGCTTGCAGCAAATGCATTCTTAGCTCAGAGGATATCATCTGTCAATGCCATGTCAGCTCTATGTGAGGCAACTGGCGCTGATGTTACACAAGTTGCGCATGCCGTGGGTACAGATACTAGAATTGGTCCAAAGTTCTTGAATGCTAGTGTTGGTTTTGGTGGATCATGTTTCCAAAAGGACATCCTAAATCTTATCTATATTTGTGAATGCAACGGCTTGCCCGAAGCAGCTAATTACTGGAAACAAGTCGTAAAGGTGAACGACTATCAGAAAATACGGTTTGCAAACCGGGTTGTTTCTTCAATGTTTAACACAGTCTCGGGCAAGAAAATCGCGATCCTCGGTTTTGCCTTCAAGAAGGACACAGGTGACACGAGAGAGACTCCAGCGATTGATGTTTGTAACAGATTAGTTGCAGACAAGGCCAAGCTGAGCATATACGACCCACAAGTTCTTGAAGAACAGATCAGAAGAGATCTTTCCATGGCTAGGTTTGACTGGGACCACCCTGTTCCTCTTCAGCAGATTAAAGCTGAAGGTATCTCAGAGCAAGTGAATGTCGTCTCAGATGCTTACGAGGCAACTAAAGATGCGCACGGCCTATGTGTCTTAACCGAATGGGATGAGTTTAAATCCTTGGACTTCAAGAAAATCTTTGACAATATGCAGAAACCAGCTTTTGTGTTCGATGGTAGGAATGTTGTTGATGCAGTGAAGCTGCGTGAGATCGGTTTCATCGTCTACTCCATTGGTAAACCGCTTGATTCATGGCTCAAGGATATGCCTGCTGTGGCATGA
- a CDS encoding FKBP-like peptidyl-prolyl cis-trans isomerase family protein (FKBP-like peptidyl-prolyl cis-trans isomerase family protein; FUNCTIONS IN: isomerase activity; INVOLVED IN: biological_process unknown; LOCATED IN: cellular_component unknown; EXPRESSED IN: 24 plant structures; EXPRESSED DURING: 13 growth stages; CONTAINS InterPro DOMAIN/s: Peptidyl-prolyl cis-trans isomerase, PpiC-type (InterPro:IPR000297); BEST Arabidopsis thaliana protein match is: peptidylprolyl cis/trans isomerase, NIMA-interacting 1 (TAIR:AT2G18040.1); Has 6979 Blast hits to 6709 proteins in 1619 species: Archae - 14; Bacteria - 5328; Metazoa - 276; Fungi - 185; Plants - 213; Viruses - 0; Other Eukaryotes - 963 (source: NCBI BLink).), protein MGKDAKAGGKGKGKQASGSEEAPSKGKGKAGKAADGLGTCTYVKARHVLCEKQGKINEAYKKLQDGWLSNGDKVPPAEFAKIAAEYSECPSGKKGGDLGWFPRGKMAGPFQDVAFNTPVGVTSAPFKSTHGYHIILSEGRKN, encoded by the exons ATGGGGAAGGACGCAAAAGCTGGTGGGAAGGGTAAAGGAAAGCAAGCAAGTGGTAGTGAAGAAGCTCCCTCCAAGGGTAAAGGAAAAGCAGGAAAAGCTGCAGATGGTCTTGGGACATGCACTTATGTTAAAG caAGACATGTTTTGTGCGAGAAGCAAGGAAAGATCAACGAGGCCTACAAAAAGTTGCAGGATGGTTGGTTGAGCAACGGAGACAAGGTTCCTCCTGCTGAGTTTGCAAAG ATTGCAGCAGAGTACTCTGAGTGTCCATCAGGGAAAAAAGGAGGAGATCTTGGATGGTTCCCTCGAGGAAAGATGGCAGGTCCATTCCAAGATGTCGCCTTTAATACACCTGTTGGAGTCACCAGTGCACCCTTCAAATCAAC GCACGGATACCACATTATTTTATCAGAGGGAAGGAAGAACTGA